A genomic region of Plasmodium malariae genome assembly, chromosome: 14 contains the following coding sequences:
- the FTSH1 gene encoding ATP-dependent zinc metalloprotease FTSH 1, putative encodes MSSKYENESFVSTGSDKNCEKEDSNLLQNDEEECVNNRKTKKYSNEKKHKYYDKFFNKKRNKKWNYCIIFFLGICFGFAIWPFFMTIITYKLFYKDNFNNSNFTTSNTSASLKSYGNDKNKKNDNNKISIKDQSQKNTSPHFRPIRFEEIAGIDESKLELLEVVDFIKNRERYQDMGARMPKGVLLVGPPGSGKTMLARAVATEANVPYIYTSGPEFIEIYVGQGAKRIRQLFAHARSVAPSIVFIDEIDAIGGKRSSGSVNGAGQREHDQTLNQLLVEMDGFSNTIHIMVIGATNRIDTLDSALLRPGRFDRIVYVPLPDVNGRKRILEIYVKKIKSNLKAEDIEKIARLTPGFSGADLENVVNEATILATRNKKSLVTINELFEARDKVSMGPERKSLRQSEHQRRITAYHEAGHAIVAYFLQPKTDPIHKATIISRGNALGYVEQIPVDDRHNYFKSQMEAKLAVCMGGRTAEEIVFGKSETSSGASSDISRATEIAYKMVTEWGMSEKLGPLNYKKRMGDGYSSNRLSAQTVSIIEVEVKTLVEKGKSLSEEILRRHRKELDNLAFALLDKETLSGEEIKNIIDPTNSRDYSDKIHLLNKDTKNDTQNNGYIDNDKKDLSHHNENNGWSRIESPEQFRKMDNTGAYEEEKKKKRSWEEKNEASIERKNDQLNTVNESANINVDDQYKNKENSERRNDERKVTTDDVDSNKIEIIKTNAKNSIKRIIKKYSKGSNSKNKKIIKIINEHKYYEADKRMNNEKPENSSNILAPRKVDKDGYTNKPSNGNSHNNNIVKNINEFFKNNFPEEKNNNENFDFVKTKKISYNNFNEVVDTSNIKNVGEMKKFNIFEHNLSKLFLFDIFNSY; translated from the coding sequence ATGAGttcaaaatatgaaaatgaaagCTTTGTATCAACAGGATCAGACAAAAATTGTGAAAAAGAAGATTCtaatttattacaaaatgACGAAGAAGAATGCGTGAATAACaggaaaacgaaaaaatacaGTAATGAAAAGAAGCAcaaatattatgataaattttttaataaaaagagaaataaaaaatggaattactgtatcatattttttctaggCATATGCTTTGGTTTTGCTATATGGCCCTTTTTTATGACTATAATAacgtataaattattttataaagataattttaataattcaaattttaCAACAAGTAACACGTCAGCATCATTAAAATCTTAtggaaatgataaaaataaaaaaaatgataacaaCAAAATATCAATTAAAGATCAGtcacaaaaaaatacatcTCCTCATTTTAGACCCATAAGATTTGAAGAAATTGCAGGAATAGACGAATCAAAATTAGAACTATTAGAAGTAGttgattttataaaaaatagggaAAGATATCAAGATATGGGAGCACGAATGCCTAAAGGTGTATTGCTAGTTGGACCACCAGGGTCAGGAAAAACTATGTTAGCAAGAGCTGTTGCAACAGAAGCCAATGtgccatatatatatacatctgGGCCTGaatttatagaaatatatgtaGGACAAGGAGCAAAAAGAATAAGACAATTATTTGCGCACGCAAGATCAGTAGCTCCATCGATTGTTTTTATTGATGAAATTGACGCTATAGGGGGAAAGAGAAGTTCAGGATCAGTAAATGGTGCAGGTCAAAGAGAACATGATCAAACATTAAATCAATTATTAGTTGAAATGGATGGATTTAGTAATACTATACATATTATGGTAATAGGTGCAACAAATAGAATTGATACTTTAGATAGTGCTTTACTTAGACCAGGTAGATTTGATAGGATTGTGTACGTTCCATTACCAGATGTAAATGGTAGAAAAAGAATTCTTGagatttatgtaaaaaaaataaaaagtaatttaaaaGCAGAagatattgaaaaaatagcTAGATTAACTCCTGGTTTTTCTGGAGCTGATTTAGAGAATGTAGTGAATGAAGCTACCATATTAGCtacaagaaataaaaaaagccTAGTTACAATAAACGAATTGTTTGAAGCTAGGGATAAAGTTTCAATGGGTCCTGAAAGAAAATCATTAAGACAATCAGAACACCAGAGAAGAATTACTGCTTATCATGAGGCTGGTCATGCAATTGTTGCTTACTTTCTTCAACCTAAAACGGATCCTATTCATAAAGCTACTATCATTTCAAGGGGGAATGCTCTTGGATATGTAGAACAAATACCAGTTGATGATagacataattattttaaaagtcAAATGGAAGCAAAACTAGCTGTCTGCATGGGTGGACGAACAGCAGAAGAAATTGTTTTTGGAAAATCCGAAACAAGTAGTGGTGCATCTAGTGATATCTCAAGAGCAACTGAAATTGCTTACAAAATGGTAACCGAGTGGGGGATGTCTGAAAAATTAGGACCgctaaattataaaaaaagaatgggAGATGGTTATTCTTCAAATAGATTATCAGCTCAAACTGTTTCTATTATTGAAGTAGAAGTAAAAACATTAGTTGAAAAGGGGAAAAGCTTGTCAgaagaaattttaagaaGACATAGAAAAGAATTGGATAATCTAGCTTTTGCGTTATTAGACAAAGAAACCTTATCAGGagaggaaataaaaaatattatcgaCCCAACTAATTCAAGGGATTATTCAGATAAAATAcatcttttaaataaagataCAAAAAACGATACACAGAACAATGGTTATAttgataatgataaaaaggaTTTATCACATCATAATGAGAACAATGGCTGGAGCCGGATAGAATCACCTGAACAATTCAGGAAAATGGATAATACTGGTGCATAtgaagaagagaaaaaaaaaaaaaggagttgggaggaaaaaaatgaagcatCTATAGAAAGAAAGAATGATCAGTTAAATACGGTTAATGAATCcgcaaatataaatgtagatGACCAATACAAAAATAAGGAGAATAGCGAAAGAAGGAATGATGAACGTAAAGTCACTACTGATGATGTTGATAGTAACAAAATAGAAATCATAAAGACGAATGCAAAAAATAGCATTAAAcggataataaaaaaatattctaagGGATCGaatagcaaaaataaaaaaattataaaaataataaatgaacataaatattatgaagcTGATAAAAGgatgaataatgaaaaacCTGAAAATAGTAGCAACATATTAGCACCAAGGAAGGTAGACAAAGACGGATATACAAATAAACCATCAAACGGCAATAGccataataacaatatagtaaaaaatattaacgaattttttaagaataattttccagaagagaaaaataataatgaaaattttgattttgtaaaaacaaaaaaaatatcttatAATAACTTTAATGAAGTAGTGGATACATcgaacataaaaaatgttggagaaatgaaaaaatttaacatttttgaaCACAATTTAAGTAAATTATTTCTGTTCGATATTTTTAACAGTTATTAA